A genome region from Streptomyces sp. S4.7 includes the following:
- the tal gene encoding transaldolase produces MNAHLDRLTAEGVAIWLDDLNRERLAGGELAELVREQRVVGITSNPTIFAKAIRSGSRYHAQVADLARRGVRVEEAVRALTAFDVRWACDVLRPVYEAGDGADGRVSLEVDPRVAHDTAATIAEARALWWLVDRPNMFVKIPATEAGLEAISTALAEGISVNVTLIFSLDRYDQVRRAFLDGMARARAAGRDLASIASVASFFVSRVDTEVDSRLDKIGTPEARALRGRAAIANARLAYQHFERAAASEEWQALAAAGMRPQRPLWASTGVKDPAYADTRYVDELVAPMVVNTMPEQTLRAVADHGRVSGDTVHGTYAASRRLLDDLGAVGVSYDDVVRVLEDEGVGKFAASGEELFGQLDSELHATHPAAA; encoded by the coding sequence ATGAATGCCCACCTGGACCGGCTGACCGCCGAAGGTGTGGCGATCTGGCTCGACGACCTGAACCGGGAGCGGCTCGCCGGTGGCGAGCTGGCCGAACTGGTGCGCGAACAGCGGGTCGTGGGGATCACCAGTAATCCGACGATCTTCGCCAAGGCGATCCGCTCGGGATCCCGCTACCACGCACAGGTCGCCGATCTGGCCCGGCGCGGCGTACGGGTCGAGGAAGCCGTCAGGGCGCTGACCGCGTTCGACGTGCGCTGGGCCTGTGACGTACTGCGACCGGTGTACGAGGCAGGCGACGGGGCGGACGGACGGGTGTCGCTGGAGGTGGACCCGCGCGTCGCCCACGACACGGCGGCGACGATCGCCGAGGCGCGCGCCCTGTGGTGGCTGGTGGACCGACCGAACATGTTCGTGAAGATCCCCGCCACCGAGGCCGGGCTGGAGGCGATCAGCACCGCGCTCGCGGAGGGCATCAGCGTCAACGTGACGCTGATCTTCTCCCTCGACCGCTACGACCAGGTGCGGCGCGCCTTCCTCGACGGCATGGCCCGAGCACGCGCGGCAGGCCGTGACCTGGCGTCCATCGCGTCGGTCGCCTCCTTCTTCGTCAGCCGGGTGGACACCGAGGTCGACAGCCGGCTGGACAAGATCGGCACGCCCGAGGCGCGAGCGCTGCGCGGACGGGCCGCGATCGCCAACGCGCGCCTCGCCTACCAGCACTTCGAGCGGGCCGCCGCGTCCGAGGAGTGGCAGGCGTTGGCGGCGGCCGGGATGCGCCCGCAGCGGCCGTTGTGGGCCTCCACCGGGGTGAAGGATCCCGCGTACGCCGACACCCGTTACGTCGACGAACTGGTGGCGCCCATGGTGGTCAACACGATGCCGGAGCAGACCCTGCGCGCGGTCGCCGATCACGGGCGCGTCAGCGGTGACACCGTCCACGGCACGTACGCGGCGTCCCGGCGGCTGCTGGACGATCTGGGGGCCGTCGGAGTGTCCTACGACGACGTGGTGCGGGTGCTGGAGGACGAGGGCGTCGGCAAGTTCGCCGCCTCCGGCGAGGAGCTGTTCGGGCAACTGGACTCGGAGCTGCACGCCACACACCCGGCCGCCGCCTGA
- a CDS encoding acetolactate synthase large subunit, with protein sequence MTEQATGAHPTPRARNGGPSSATVEHVTGAQSLIRSLEEVGAETVFGIPGGAILPAYDPMMDSTRVRHILVRHEQGAGHAATGYAQATGKVGVCMATSGPGATNLVTPIADAHMDSVPLVAITGQVASKAIGTDAFQEADICGITMPITKHNFLVTKAEDIPRTIAEAFHIAATGRPGPVLVDIAKDALQAKTTFSWPPTQELPGYRPVTKPHAKQIREAAKLITQAKRPVLYVGGGVIKAGATAELRVLAELTNAPVTTTLMALGAFPDSHPLHVGMPGMHGAVTAVTALQKADLIVALGARFDDRVTGKLDSFAPYAKIVHADVDPAEIGKNRAADVPIVGDAREVLADLVQAVQAEHTEGNVGDYSAWWRDLSRWRETYPLGFDQPADGSLSPQHVIQRIGQLAPDDTIYAAGVGQHQMWAAHFIDYEQPATWLNSGGAGTMGYAVPAAMGAKAGQPERTVWAIDGDGCFQMTNQELVTCALNNIPIKVAIINNGALGMVRQWQTLFYNQRYSNTVLHSGPEVAAGGSFEGSGRADDAKPNGGTRIPDFVKLSEAMGCVSMRCESPDELDAVIAKANSINDRPVVVDFIVHEDAQVWPMVAAGTSNDEVLAARGVRPDFGDSLDD encoded by the coding sequence ATGACCGAGCAGGCCACCGGGGCACACCCGACGCCGCGCGCCCGTAACGGCGGACCCTCGTCCGCCACCGTTGAGCACGTCACGGGCGCGCAGTCCCTCATCCGCTCTCTTGAGGAAGTCGGGGCCGAGACGGTATTCGGCATCCCCGGCGGCGCCATCCTTCCGGCCTACGACCCGATGATGGACTCCACCCGGGTCCGTCACATCCTGGTCCGCCACGAGCAGGGCGCCGGCCACGCGGCCACCGGCTACGCGCAGGCCACCGGCAAGGTGGGCGTCTGTATGGCCACCTCGGGCCCCGGCGCCACCAACCTGGTCACCCCGATCGCCGACGCGCACATGGACTCCGTGCCGCTCGTCGCGATCACCGGCCAGGTCGCGAGCAAGGCGATCGGCACGGACGCCTTCCAGGAGGCGGACATCTGCGGCATCACGATGCCGATCACCAAGCACAACTTCCTGGTCACCAAGGCCGAGGACATCCCGCGCACCATCGCCGAGGCGTTCCACATCGCCGCCACCGGCCGCCCGGGACCCGTGCTGGTCGACATCGCCAAGGACGCACTCCAGGCCAAGACCACCTTCAGCTGGCCGCCCACCCAGGAACTGCCCGGCTACCGCCCGGTCACCAAGCCGCACGCCAAGCAGATCCGCGAGGCGGCGAAGCTGATCACGCAGGCCAAGCGGCCGGTGCTGTACGTCGGCGGCGGCGTCATCAAAGCCGGTGCCACCGCCGAACTGCGCGTTCTCGCCGAACTGACCAACGCCCCCGTCACCACCACCCTGATGGCGCTGGGCGCGTTCCCCGACAGCCACCCGCTGCACGTGGGAATGCCGGGCATGCACGGTGCGGTCACCGCCGTCACCGCGCTGCAGAAGGCCGACCTGATCGTCGCCCTCGGAGCCCGCTTCGACGACCGCGTCACCGGCAAGCTGGACAGCTTCGCCCCGTACGCGAAGATCGTCCACGCCGATGTCGACCCGGCCGAGATCGGCAAGAACCGCGCCGCCGACGTGCCGATCGTCGGCGACGCCCGCGAGGTCCTCGCCGACCTCGTCCAGGCGGTCCAGGCCGAGCACACCGAGGGCAACGTCGGTGACTACAGCGCCTGGTGGCGCGACCTCAGCCGCTGGCGCGAGACGTACCCCCTCGGCTTCGACCAGCCGGCCGACGGCAGCCTCTCCCCGCAGCACGTCATCCAGCGCATCGGCCAACTCGCCCCGGACGACACGATCTACGCGGCGGGCGTCGGCCAGCACCAGATGTGGGCCGCCCACTTCATCGACTACGAGCAGCCCGCCACCTGGCTCAACTCCGGCGGCGCGGGCACGATGGGCTACGCGGTCCCGGCCGCGATGGGCGCCAAGGCCGGGCAGCCGGAGCGCACGGTGTGGGCGATCGACGGCGACGGCTGCTTCCAGATGACCAATCAGGAACTGGTCACCTGCGCGCTCAACAACATCCCCATCAAGGTCGCGATCATCAACAACGGCGCGCTGGGCATGGTCCGCCAGTGGCAGACCCTCTTCTACAACCAGCGCTACTCCAACACCGTCCTCCACAGCGGCCCCGAAGTGGCCGCCGGCGGCTCCTTCGAGGGCTCGGGCCGCGCGGACGACGCCAAGCCCAACGGCGGCACCCGTATCCCGGACTTCGTGAAGCTGTCCGAGGCGATGGGCTGCGTCTCGATGCGCTGCGAGTCCCCGGACGAGCTGGACGCCGTGATCGCCAAGGCCAACTCCATCAACGACCGCCCCGTGGTGGTCGACTTCATCGTCCATGAGGACGCCCAGGTCTGGCCGATGGTCGCCGCGGGCACCTCCAACGACGAGGTCCTGGCCGCCCGGGGTGTGCGCCCCGACTTCGGCGACAGCCTGGACGACTGA
- the ilvC gene encoding ketol-acid reductoisomerase, with protein sequence MAELFYDDDADLSIIQSRKVAVIGYGSQGHAHALSLRDSGVDVRVGLHEGSKSRAKAEEQGLRVVTPAAAAAEADVIMILVPDPIQGQVYEESIKDNLKDGDALFFGHGLNIRFGFIKPPAGVDVAMVAPKGPGHLVRRQYEEGRGVPCIAAVEQDATGKGFELALSYAKGIGGTRAGVIKTTFSEETETDLFGEQVVLCGGTSALVKAGFETLVEAGYQPEIAYFECLHELKLIVDLMYEGGLDKMRWSVSETAEWGDYVTGPRIITDQTKAEMKKVLAEIQDGTFAKNWMDEYHGGLKKYNEYKKADSDSLLESTGRELRKLMSWVDNDDA encoded by the coding sequence GTGGCCGAGCTGTTCTACGACGACGATGCCGACCTGTCCATCATCCAGAGCCGCAAGGTCGCGGTCATCGGCTACGGCAGCCAGGGCCACGCCCACGCGCTGTCGCTCCGTGACTCGGGTGTCGACGTCCGGGTCGGCCTGCACGAGGGTTCCAAGTCCAGGGCGAAGGCCGAGGAGCAGGGCCTGCGCGTGGTGACGCCCGCCGCCGCGGCGGCCGAGGCCGACGTCATCATGATCCTGGTGCCGGACCCGATCCAGGGGCAGGTCTACGAGGAGTCCATCAAGGACAACCTGAAGGACGGCGACGCGCTCTTCTTCGGACACGGCCTCAACATCCGCTTCGGCTTCATCAAGCCGCCCGCCGGTGTCGACGTCGCCATGGTCGCCCCGAAGGGCCCCGGCCACCTCGTCCGCCGTCAGTACGAGGAGGGCCGCGGCGTGCCGTGTATCGCGGCCGTCGAGCAGGACGCCACCGGCAAGGGCTTCGAGCTGGCGCTGAGCTACGCGAAGGGCATCGGCGGCACGCGCGCCGGCGTCATCAAGACGACCTTCAGCGAGGAGACCGAGACCGACCTCTTCGGTGAGCAGGTCGTCCTCTGCGGCGGTACGTCCGCGCTGGTCAAGGCCGGCTTCGAGACGCTGGTCGAGGCCGGTTACCAGCCGGAGATCGCGTACTTCGAGTGCCTCCACGAGCTGAAGCTGATCGTGGACCTGATGTACGAGGGCGGCCTGGACAAGATGCGCTGGTCGGTCTCCGAGACCGCCGAGTGGGGCGACTACGTCACCGGCCCGCGAATCATCACGGACCAGACCAAGGCCGAGATGAAGAAGGTCCTCGCCGAGATCCAGGACGGCACGTTCGCCAAGAACTGGATGGACGAGTACCACGGCGGTCTGAAGAAGTACAACGAGTACAAGAAGGCCGACAGCGACTCGCTGCTGGAGAGCACGGGCCGCGAGCTGCGCAAGCTGATGAGCTGGGTCGACAACGACGACGCCTGA
- a CDS encoding proline dehydrogenase family protein — MLGPVILAASRSDTMRRVVSAAPVTRPVVHRFIAGETVDGTTPVIQDMADSGLEVTMDVLGEDITDPAEALHARDAYLKLIEALAPLGLGTRAEMSVKLSSFGQTLRGGHDLALRNITTVVEAASEIGTTVTLDMEDHTTVDSTLAIHSTLRERFPETGAVVQSYLFRTEDDCRALAASGSRVRLVKGAYKEPARVAHQDKGEVDKAYVRCLKTLMAGEGHPMIGTHDPRLIAISQELAIRAGRTPDAYEFQMLYGIREAEQRRLAAEGHRVRVYIAYGTDWYGYFMRRLAERPANLAFFLRSLATRG; from the coding sequence GTGCTGGGTCCCGTGATTCTCGCCGCGTCGCGCAGCGACACGATGCGGCGCGTCGTCTCGGCCGCGCCGGTCACCAGGCCCGTCGTGCACCGTTTCATCGCCGGCGAGACCGTCGACGGTACGACGCCCGTCATCCAGGACATGGCCGACAGCGGCCTCGAAGTCACCATGGACGTCCTCGGCGAGGACATCACGGACCCGGCCGAGGCACTGCACGCCCGCGACGCCTACCTGAAGCTGATCGAGGCCCTCGCGCCGCTGGGCCTCGGCACCCGCGCCGAGATGTCGGTGAAGCTCTCCTCCTTCGGACAGACCCTGCGCGGCGGCCACGACCTCGCGCTGCGCAACATCACCACCGTCGTCGAGGCGGCCTCCGAGATCGGCACCACCGTTACGCTGGACATGGAGGATCACACGACCGTCGATTCGACGCTCGCCATCCACTCCACGCTGCGTGAGCGCTTCCCGGAGACCGGCGCCGTCGTCCAGTCGTACCTCTTCCGTACGGAGGACGACTGCCGCGCGCTCGCGGCTTCGGGCTCGCGAGTACGGCTCGTCAAGGGCGCCTACAAGGAACCCGCACGCGTCGCGCACCAGGACAAGGGCGAGGTCGACAAGGCGTACGTGCGCTGCCTCAAGACCCTGATGGCCGGCGAAGGACACCCGATGATCGGGACGCACGACCCGCGCCTGATCGCGATCTCGCAGGAGCTCGCGATACGGGCCGGACGCACGCCCGACGCGTACGAGTTCCAGATGCTCTACGGCATCCGGGAGGCCGAGCAGCGCCGTCTGGCCGCCGAGGGCCACCGGGTGCGTGTCTACATCGCGTACGGCACCGACTGGTACGGCTACTTCATGCGCCGGCTGGCGGAACGCCCCGCCAACCTCGCCTTCTTCCTGCGCTCGCTCGCCACCCGCGGCTGA
- a CDS encoding FAD-dependent oxidoreductase yields the protein MAANPAFVIVGAGLAGAKAAETLREEGFDGPIALLGEESERPYERPPLSKGYLQGKDERETAFVHPSGWYAEHDVDLRLGTTVTAIDPAAHEVTLSDGGRVGYAKLLLTTGSSPRRLSLPGADLGGVLHLRRFADSDRIKETFGSASRVVVIGAGWIGLETAAAARAAGLEVTVLETAELPLLQVLGREAARIFARLHTDNGVELRCGVKVSEITGTDGRATGVLLADGSRLDTDAVIVGVGITPNTRLAAAAGLEVDNGIRVDAHLLTSRPDVHAAGDVANAFHPLLGKHIRVEHWANALNQPRTAAKTMLGQDVTYDRVPYFFTDQYDLGMEYTGYAEPGSYDQVVFRGSTQTREFIAFWLAGGRVLAGMNVNVWDVTDPIRDLVTSGRTVDANELADTDVPLTDLLARAEKTG from the coding sequence ATGGCCGCCAACCCAGCATTCGTGATCGTCGGAGCCGGCCTGGCCGGAGCGAAGGCAGCGGAGACCCTCCGTGAAGAGGGCTTCGACGGCCCGATCGCGCTGCTCGGAGAGGAGAGCGAGCGCCCTTACGAACGGCCGCCACTCTCCAAGGGCTATCTGCAGGGCAAGGACGAACGCGAGACCGCCTTCGTCCACCCTTCCGGGTGGTACGCCGAGCACGACGTCGATCTGCGGCTGGGCACCACGGTCACCGCGATCGACCCGGCCGCCCACGAGGTCACGCTCTCCGACGGCGGCCGCGTCGGCTACGCGAAGCTGCTCCTGACCACCGGCTCCTCGCCCCGCCGTCTGTCGCTGCCCGGAGCCGACCTCGGAGGGGTGCTCCATCTGCGCCGGTTCGCCGACAGCGACCGCATCAAGGAGACGTTCGGGTCCGCGTCCCGGGTCGTGGTGATCGGCGCGGGCTGGATCGGCCTGGAGACGGCTGCCGCCGCCCGCGCGGCCGGACTTGAGGTCACGGTCCTGGAGACGGCGGAACTCCCGCTGCTCCAGGTGCTGGGCCGGGAAGCCGCCCGGATCTTCGCCCGTCTGCACACCGATAACGGGGTCGAGCTGCGCTGCGGCGTCAAGGTCTCGGAAATCACCGGCACCGACGGCCGGGCGACCGGTGTGCTGCTGGCCGACGGCAGCCGCCTCGACACCGACGCGGTGATCGTCGGCGTCGGCATCACCCCCAACACCCGACTCGCCGCGGCGGCCGGCCTGGAGGTCGACAACGGCATCCGCGTCGACGCCCATCTGCTCACGTCCCGGCCGGACGTCCACGCCGCGGGGGACGTCGCCAACGCCTTCCACCCGTTGCTGGGCAAGCACATCCGCGTCGAGCACTGGGCCAACGCCCTCAACCAGCCCCGGACCGCGGCGAAGACGATGCTCGGCCAGGACGTGACGTACGACCGCGTGCCCTACTTCTTCACCGATCAGTACGACTTGGGCATGGAGTACACCGGCTACGCCGAACCCGGCTCCTACGACCAGGTCGTCTTCCGCGGCTCGACGCAGACGCGGGAGTTCATCGCGTTCTGGCTCGCCGGAGGTCGTGTGCTGGCCGGGATGAACGTCAACGTCTGGGACGTCACCGACCCGATCCGCGACCTCGTCACCTCCGGCCGGACGGTCGACGCGAACGAACTCGCCGACACGGACGTGCCCCTGACGGACCTTCTCGCACGCGCCGAGAAGACCGGCTGA
- the serA gene encoding phosphoglycerate dehydrogenase produces MSSRSNEKPVVLIAEELSPATVDALGPDFEIRHCNGADRAELLPAIADVDAILVRSATKVDAEAVAAAKKLRVVARAGVGLDNVDVSAATKAGVMVVNAPTSNIITAAELACGLLVATARNIPQANTALKNGEWKRSKYTGVELSEKTLGVVGLGRIGVLVAQRMSAFGMKIVAYDPYVQPARAAQMGVKLLSLDELLEVSDFITVHLPKTPETLGLIGDEALHKVKPTVRIVNAARGGIVDEEALASALKEGRVAGAGLDVYAKEPCTDSPLFQFDQVVCTPHLGASTDEAQEKAGVSVARSVRLALAGELVPDAVNVQGGVIAEDVRPGLPLAEKLGRIFTALAGEVAVRLDVEVYGEITQHDVKVLELSALKGVFEDVVDETVSYVNAPLFAQERGVEVRLTTSSESPDHRNVVTVRGTLSGGEDVSVSGTLAGPKHLQKIVAIGEYDVDVSLADHMVVLRYEDRPGVVGTVGRILGEAGLNIAGMQVSRAEEGGEALVVLSVDDNVPPAVLAEISAEIGANSARSVDLTD; encoded by the coding sequence GTGAGCTCGCGTTCCAACGAAAAGCCGGTTGTACTCATCGCCGAAGAGCTGTCGCCCGCCACTGTCGACGCGCTCGGCCCGGACTTCGAGATCAGGCACTGCAACGGCGCCGATCGCGCCGAACTGCTGCCCGCCATCGCCGACGTGGACGCGATCCTCGTCCGCTCCGCGACCAAGGTCGACGCCGAGGCCGTCGCCGCGGCGAAGAAGCTGAGGGTCGTCGCCCGCGCCGGTGTCGGTCTCGACAACGTCGACGTCTCCGCCGCCACCAAGGCCGGCGTCATGGTCGTCAACGCGCCGACCTCCAACATCATCACCGCCGCCGAGCTGGCCTGCGGTCTGCTGGTGGCCACGGCGCGCAACATCCCGCAGGCCAACACCGCCCTGAAGAACGGCGAGTGGAAGCGCAGCAAGTACACGGGCGTCGAGCTGAGCGAGAAGACGCTCGGCGTCGTCGGCCTCGGCCGCATCGGTGTCCTGGTCGCGCAGCGCATGTCGGCGTTCGGGATGAAGATCGTCGCGTACGACCCCTACGTGCAGCCCGCGCGAGCCGCGCAGATGGGCGTCAAGCTGCTCTCGCTGGACGAGCTGCTGGAGGTGTCGGACTTCATCACCGTGCACCTGCCGAAGACCCCCGAGACCCTGGGCCTGATCGGGGACGAGGCGCTGCACAAGGTCAAGCCGACTGTGCGGATCGTCAACGCCGCACGCGGCGGGATCGTGGACGAGGAGGCCCTGGCCTCCGCGCTCAAGGAGGGTCGCGTCGCGGGCGCCGGTCTGGACGTCTACGCGAAGGAGCCCTGCACGGACTCCCCGCTGTTCCAGTTCGACCAGGTCGTCTGCACCCCGCACCTCGGCGCGTCGACGGACGAGGCGCAGGAGAAGGCGGGCGTGTCGGTCGCCAGGTCGGTGCGCCTCGCGCTCGCCGGTGAGCTCGTGCCCGACGCGGTCAACGTCCAGGGCGGGGTCATCGCCGAGGACGTACGGCCGGGTCTGCCGCTCGCCGAGAAGCTGGGCCGGATCTTCACGGCGCTGGCGGGCGAGGTCGCCGTACGCCTCGATGTCGAGGTCTACGGCGAGATCACGCAGCACGATGTGAAGGTGCTCGAACTGTCCGCGCTGAAGGGCGTGTTCGAGGATGTCGTCGACGAGACGGTGTCCTACGTGAACGCCCCGCTGTTCGCGCAGGAGCGCGGCGTGGAGGTACGCCTCACGACGTCGAGCGAGTCGCCCGACCACCGCAACGTGGTCACCGTGCGGGGCACGCTCTCGGGCGGCGAGGACGTGTCGGTCTCCGGCACGCTGGCCGGTCCGAAGCACCTGCAGAAGATCGTCGCGATCGGTGAGTACGACGTCGACGTGTCCCTGGCCGACCACATGGTCGTCCTGCGGTACGAGGACCGTCCGGGTGTCGTCGGCACCGTCGGCCGGATCCTCGGTGAGGCGGGGCTCAACATCGCGGGGATGCAGGTCTCGCGCGCGGAGGAGGGCGGCGAGGCACTGGTCGTCCTGTCCGTCGACGACAACGTGCCGCCGGCGGTGCTGGCGGAGATCTCCGCCGAGATCGGTGCGAACTCGGCGCGTTCGGTGGATCTGACCGACTGA
- the ilvN gene encoding acetolactate synthase small subunit encodes MSSKHTLSVLVENTPGILARIAALFSRRGFNIDSLAVGVTEHPDISRITIVVNVEDLPLEQVTKQLNKLINVLKIVELEPGAAIQRELVLVKVRADNETRSQIVEIVQLFRAKTVDVSPEAVTIEATGSSDKLDAMLKMLEQFGIKELVQSGTIAIGRGARSITDRSLRALDRSA; translated from the coding sequence ATGTCTTCCAAGCACACCCTCTCCGTCCTGGTGGAGAACACCCCCGGCATCCTGGCCAGGATCGCCGCGCTGTTCTCCCGGCGCGGTTTCAACATCGACTCACTCGCGGTGGGTGTCACCGAGCACCCCGACATCTCCCGCATCACCATCGTGGTCAACGTCGAGGACCTGCCGCTCGAACAGGTGACGAAGCAGCTCAACAAGCTGATCAACGTCCTGAAGATCGTCGAACTCGAGCCCGGCGCCGCGATCCAGCGCGAGCTCGTCCTGGTGAAGGTCCGCGCCGACAACGAGACCCGCTCCCAGATCGTCGAGATCGTGCAGCTCTTCCGCGCCAAGACCGTGGACGTCTCGCCCGAGGCCGTCACCATCGAGGCCACCGGATCGAGTGACAAGCTCGACGCGATGCTGAAGATGCTGGAGCAGTTCGGCATCAAGGAGCTGGTCCAGTCCGGCACGATCGCCATAGGGCGCGGCGCGCGGTCCATCACCGACCGCAGCCTGCGGGCGCTCGACCGCAGCGCGTAG
- a CDS encoding PucR family transcriptional regulator, with protein MKDDYQELVDEISALLGMPLTLENRDFGLIAFGVHDSDDEGVMDPVRTRSILTRKSTPAVRDWFEGFGITRATGPVRIPAAPDAGVFRGRICLPVRHRGTVLGYVWLLDDTGRGLTDDRLAAAMEVTGRIGALLAEEVRAGTDLAREFRAVLMAERGWQRDMAVDALRTALGPGGDGPHVVLCVTPWRGADPTVRAVAGTAALCTLPDLSLALLVRLRSADALGPALAATERLRDAAGPEATAGAATPRRGLAELPDAWHESLSAAHASAAQPRYGPVAQWSEIGPYRLLTSVPAVTDPVVRPLLTPAHTDLTHTAEVYLDLAGQAGRTASELGIHRQTLYYRLSRIEQLTGLDLADGEDRLLLHMALKSARLESARLRS; from the coding sequence ATGAAGGACGATTACCAGGAGCTGGTCGACGAGATCTCGGCGCTGCTCGGCATGCCGCTCACGCTGGAGAACCGGGACTTCGGGCTGATCGCCTTCGGGGTGCACGACAGCGACGACGAGGGCGTGATGGATCCCGTCAGGACGCGGTCGATCCTGACGCGGAAGTCCACCCCCGCGGTGCGCGACTGGTTCGAGGGCTTCGGTATCACCCGGGCGACCGGCCCCGTCCGTATCCCCGCCGCGCCGGACGCCGGGGTCTTCCGGGGGCGGATCTGTCTGCCCGTACGGCACCGGGGCACGGTGCTCGGCTACGTATGGCTGCTCGACGACACCGGCCGGGGCCTCACCGACGACCGATTGGCGGCGGCCATGGAGGTGACGGGGCGGATCGGGGCACTGCTCGCGGAGGAGGTGCGGGCGGGCACGGACCTGGCGCGCGAGTTCCGTGCCGTACTGATGGCGGAGCGCGGCTGGCAGCGCGACATGGCGGTGGACGCGCTGCGTACGGCGCTGGGGCCGGGCGGGGACGGGCCGCACGTGGTGCTGTGCGTCACGCCGTGGCGGGGCGCGGACCCGACGGTGCGCGCGGTGGCGGGCACGGCGGCGCTGTGCACGCTGCCGGATCTGTCGCTGGCCCTGCTCGTACGGCTCCGGTCGGCCGACGCCCTGGGCCCCGCGCTGGCGGCGACGGAGCGGCTGCGTGACGCCGCGGGCCCGGAAGCCACCGCCGGAGCGGCGACGCCGCGCCGCGGCCTGGCCGAACTCCCCGACGCCTGGCACGAATCGCTCTCGGCGGCCCACGCCTCGGCGGCGCAGCCCCGCTACGGCCCCGTCGCCCAGTGGTCGGAGATCGGCCCGTACCGGCTGCTGACCTCGGTGCCCGCGGTCACCGACCCGGTGGTGCGCCCGCTGCTGACACCCGCGCACACGGACCTGACACACACGGCGGAGGTCTACCTCGACCTCGCGGGCCAGGCGGGCCGTACGGCGTCGGAGCTGGGCATCCACCGTCAGACCCTCTACTACCGGCTGTCCCGCATCGAACAGCTGACGGGCCTGGACCTGGCGGACGGCGAGGACCGGCTGCTGCTGCACATGGCGCTGAAGTCCGCCCGCCTGGAGTCCGCCCGGCTGAGGTCCTGA